DNA from Thermococcus argininiproducens:
CTTCCAAGCGTTGTCCTAAGGCCCTTATAGCCTCCCAAAAACCCTGTAACAACTGGAACCTTTCCTTCGTTTAACAGCTTTTCAATGAGTTTTATCCTTTTTGCCGTCCCAGAGAAGTCCACTGCTGCATTCCCAAAGTTATCATCCGTTTTGATTACGTGCAAGGCGTCTACCACTTCACTTCTTATTCCTGAGTTCTCAAGGGCGTTTGCAAATATAATCACCGAAAGTCTTTCCCCAAAGGATAAAACATGATCTATGAAAGCCCCCTTATTTGGGAAGCGTCTCTCATTTTTCAGAACACATTCAAGCTCGACAAAGAGAGGTTCAAGTATATCACAGTCAACCCCGCTCTCATCAGCCAATATACTGTGTTTCCTTGCAATTTTGCCAATCACTGATTTATCCTTACTTTCAGCTAAACCCAAAAGAGCGTCTGTGACTCCCCTAAGGGCCGAAAGTACAACCACAACTTCATTCTCCTCGTGTAACTTCAAAACAAACTCTAAAGCTTCCCTAAAAGAGTCCTTGATAGAGCTTCCTCCAAATTTAACGACTATTCTCTTGTTGGAGAGTTTGTAAATCACCCATAATAGACCACCTATACAAGGATTCTTAACTCAAATATAACTTTTTTTGCAAATTTTTTGTCAGTAAGACGGAAATAATAGGGCCATATCTTCCAATACAGACAATATGTTGGATTTCTTTCTGTTTTTCTAATTCATGACAACCTCCTTAATTGGGTAAGAAAGTGTCAAATGACACAAAAAGTTATATATTATCACATAATATTTCCTGCCAGGTGAGAATATGGCAGAAGAAAAAGTTAGTGTTGCAAAGATTGTGAAAGAGATCGTCCTCTCCCGCCCAGCAATCAAAGAATGCTTGATTTTAGATGTTATAAATTACAGTGCCCTAGCAAGAGTTATTTTAAAAGAACTGGAAAAAGAAAACATCAAAACCTCAGCCGGAGCTGTAAAAATGGCTTTGATAAGAATAGGAGAGGACTTAAAGAAAGAGAGAACTTTCTTTGAAAAGAAAATCAAAAATGTGGTTGCAAAGACCGTTATTGAGCTCCAATCTGATCTAACAGTAATAACTGCCGAACGGAGAGCTGTATTAAATAATCTTGAACACCTCTTCAAAGTAATGGAAAACGCACGGTTTTTCCAACTTACTCAGGGAGTTGAGACATTTACACTAGTCCTTTCAAGCGAAGAAAAGGAGAAAGTACTTGAGATTATACAACCAAAGGCCATAGTTGATCTTATTGAGGAACAGACGGCAATAATTCTAATAAGCCCAGAAGAGATAATTGAGACCCCTGGAATTATCGCCATCATGACTTCAACCCTTTCATCAAGCGGAGTGAACATAACACAGGTAATATCCTGTCACAAAGATACAATATTTGTTCTTAACCGTAGGGATGCTCCAAAAGCATACCAGATACTTGAGGACATAATCCTAAAGATGAGAAAGACTTCAAAATAACTCTAGACTATCTTTTTCTTTCTGCTAAGTCCCACATCATGATTCACTGAGTCCGAATTTTGTTATATTTGTAACATTATTTGTAAATTTTAATATATTAGTTACAAAAAATATAAAAACGTTCTCTTTATCTCCACTTTGGTGATCTGTATGAAAATAGTTTTGGCCTATTCGGGAGGTCTGGACACCTCAATTATATTAAAGATGATGCAGGAGAAAATGAATGCCGAAGTGATTACAGTTACTGTAGATGTAGGACAAAAGGACGATTTTGAAAAGATCGAGGAGAAAGCACTCAAGCTTGGTGCATTAAAACACTATACTATAGATGCAAAGGCAGAATTTGTCGAGAAATACATTTTCAAAGCAATAAAGGCAAATGCACTTTATGAAGGATCCTACCCATTAGCCACAGCATTAGCCAGGCCTTTAATAGCAGAGAAAATTATTGAGGTAGCTAAAAAAGAAAACGCTGATGCAGTGGCCCATGGTTGTACTGGAAAGGGAAACGATCAAGTCAGGTTTGATTTGGCAATTAAAGCCCTCTACCCAGAAATTAAAATAATCGCTCCTGTTAGGGAGCTTAATCTTACAAGGGACTGGGAAATGGAATATGCAAAGAAAAATGGGATACCGGTTAAGGACAAGATCTACAGCATTGATGAAAATCTTTGGGGACGCTCAGTAGAAGGAGGAATTTTAGAAGATCCTTTTGAGGAGCCTCCAGAGGAGGTTTTTGAATGGACTCTTTCTCCTGAAAAAACACCAGAAAAACCGGAGTACCTTACAATAGACTTCGTAAATGGTGTTCCTATAGGGCTAGATGGAAAGAAAATGAATCCCGTGGAACTTGTAGAAACCTTAAACTTCATAGCAGGAAAGCATGGAGTCGGCAGGATAGATCACATTGAGGATAGGGCCGTTGGAATAAAGAGCAGGGAAGTCTATGAAGCCCCAGCAGCAATTACCCTAATAAAGGCCCATAAGGACCTAGAAAAGTTGATTCTCACAAAATGGGTTCTCGAGTTTAAGGAGATCGTTGATTCAAAATGGGCATGGCTCATTTATAATGGTCTCTGGTTCGAGCCACTTAGGGAGGCTCTAGATGCCTTCATAGATGAAGTTGAAACAAATATTACTGGATCTGTCAAAGTAAAATTCTACAAAGGGAGTATCAGCATAGTTGGAAGGTCGTCTGAGAATGCTCTTTACGATACAAAGCTTGCAACCTATGAAAAGTTCAGTACTTTTGATCAAAGGCTTGCAGTTGGCTTTATTGAGCTCTTTGGATTGCAGAGTGTTTTAGCTTACAGCACAAAACACAAGATAAACTCTCTATACACTCCCTCAACACCAGTGAAGGCAAAAAAGGTAGTTAGCTAGGTGGTGTTATGTATAGGAAAAACCTGCTAGGTGATGCTGACTTTAATATTCTAACTTACACTTCATCAATGGAGGAGGATAAGGAGATAGTTGGTGAAGTCATTGAAAGTCTAATCGTCCATGTAAAAGTGTTAACTACCCAAGGCCTGATTCCAGCGGGAAAAGGGCATAAAATATTGGAAGAACTCAAAAAACTCCTTCAAAATCCATCACCGTTATTTTCCATTAATTCTGAAGATATACATGAAGCTGTTGAGATTTATTTGAAAGAAAAGCTTGGGGATGATGAGGGATATTTAGCTTTGGGAAAAAGCAGGAACGATCATGTTTCAGCGGCCCTAAGGTTAAAGGTAAAGAAACTCTTAATTGAGCAGCTGAAAGAACTAATAACTCTAAGGAGAGTCCTTCTGGAGAAAGCAGAAGAGCATGTATATACAATAATGCCGGCTTTCACTCATTTACAACCAGCGCAGCCTTCAACTTTTGCCCACTACCTATGTTATATAGAAGAGGTCTTGGCTGATTATACAAAATCCTTGTTCTTTGCCCTCGAGATAGCCGATAATTCTCCTTTAGGAGGAGGTGCAGTTGGTGGAACAAGCGTTCCTCTGGACAGGAAGGCCCTAGCCAATGAGCTATTTAGTGGGATAGTAATTAATTCAATTAAGGCAACAAGCAGTAGGGATTTTCTGAGTATAGCATCGTCAATAGATGTTAACCTATCAGTATTCCTATCACGAATAGCTGAAGATATTGTTATCTTTTCAACACCCCAATTTGACTATTTGGTTTTACCCAAAGAGCATCTGGCAACAAGCAGCATGATGCCCCAGAAGAAAAATCCAGTAACCATGGAAATAGCTAGGGCTTGGGGTGCTGAAAGCATTGGATATCTAACAGCTTTGCTAGGAATCCTAAAAGCCCTTCCAACCGGTTACAATCTAGACATGCAAGAAGCAAATAAACATGCATTAATAATCTTAAAGAGGACTTTAGAAACGTTAAAAATTTTCTCAGACTTTTTCAAAAAGATTGGAGTCAATGAGAAAAAGTTGTTGATCGATTCAGAGATTTTCCCAATTTTAGCAACCGACATAGCCGAAAAAGTTTCTCTAAAAGAAGGAAAACCATATAGAGAAGTCTATGGAGAGATAGCAAAGCTGATAAAAGATTCTAAGAGTGTCGAGGAGCTCTATACTAAAGTTGAAGAACTTTACGGGATCAAAACAAACCTAGAGGAGGGTGTTAAGAAACCAGTTTTAGGTTCTCCAAATCCAACTAAGGTCAAGGAATACATTAAATTGGCAAAAACGGCCCTCAAAGAAGATCTTCTCAAGTTGAAGGAGGTGACCACATGCATGCATATTTGACAGCAGAAACTCAGGAAGGGCCAGAGAGCGGGAAAGAAGCATACTTAGTCCTAGAAGACGGCAGTATTTTTAAAGGCAAAGGATTTGGAAGTGAAGGCGTGAAGTATGGGGAGGTTGTTTTTACAACTGGAATGGTAGGTTACCCAGAATCGCTGACTGATCCCTCATACAAGGGGCAGATTCTAACCATGACGTATCCACTAATCGGAAACTATGGCGTTCCAAGCAAAAAAATAGCAGAAAATGGAGTTCCTATTCACTATGAATCAGATAAGATACAGGTCGAAGGATTCGTAGTTTCAAAACTCATGAAAAGCAATCACTGGGCAAGTGAAAAGAGTTTAGATAAATGGCTCGAAGAGGAAGGTATTCCCGGAATAGAAGGGATTGATACAAGGGCTTTGGTGAAAAAAATAAGGGAAAAAGGAGTCATGATGGGAGCTTTGGTTGTGGGGGATTATGAACTTAATAAAGTCACGGAGAAAGTGAAGAAGCTAAGCTACGATGAGATGAATTTCATAGACAAAGTTACTCCAAAAGAAATAGTTATTCATGAGTCCAAAAACTCAAATAAGAGTATTGTTATAGTCGATTGTGGGATTAAATATGGAATTCTACGGGAATTGCTGAAAAGGGGAT
Protein-coding regions in this window:
- a CDS encoding aspartate kinase; this encodes MIYKLSNKRIVVKFGGSSIKDSFREALEFVLKLHEENEVVVVLSALRGVTDALLGLAESKDKSVIGKIARKHSILADESGVDCDILEPLFVELECVLKNERRFPNKGAFIDHVLSFGERLSVIIFANALENSGIRSEVVDALHVIKTDDNFGNAAVDFSGTAKRIKLIEKLLNEGKVPVVTGFLGGYKGLRTTLGRGGSDYTATILGSLLEARAVLIMSDVRGIYTADPRIVKDAKLLPFVSYEEALNASALGMRALHEKSICPVMGRLPVILGKTDSYRLGTFVSDISAEVPILTYKPVNENFACIGVVGLREVNFNAPIYKKGKNWISFLVKREELENSLNDLHEVIFK
- a CDS encoding ACT domain-containing protein, whose product is MAEEKVSVAKIVKEIVLSRPAIKECLILDVINYSALARVILKELEKENIKTSAGAVKMALIRIGEDLKKERTFFEKKIKNVVAKTVIELQSDLTVITAERRAVLNNLEHLFKVMENARFFQLTQGVETFTLVLSSEEKEKVLEIIQPKAIVDLIEEQTAIILISPEEIIETPGIIAIMTSTLSSSGVNITQVISCHKDTIFVLNRRDAPKAYQILEDIILKMRKTSK
- a CDS encoding argininosuccinate synthase; protein product: MKIVLAYSGGLDTSIILKMMQEKMNAEVITVTVDVGQKDDFEKIEEKALKLGALKHYTIDAKAEFVEKYIFKAIKANALYEGSYPLATALARPLIAEKIIEVAKKENADAVAHGCTGKGNDQVRFDLAIKALYPEIKIIAPVRELNLTRDWEMEYAKKNGIPVKDKIYSIDENLWGRSVEGGILEDPFEEPPEEVFEWTLSPEKTPEKPEYLTIDFVNGVPIGLDGKKMNPVELVETLNFIAGKHGVGRIDHIEDRAVGIKSREVYEAPAAITLIKAHKDLEKLILTKWVLEFKEIVDSKWAWLIYNGLWFEPLREALDAFIDEVETNITGSVKVKFYKGSISIVGRSSENALYDTKLATYEKFSTFDQRLAVGFIELFGLQSVLAYSTKHKINSLYTPSTPVKAKKVVS
- the argH gene encoding argininosuccinate lyase, whose amino-acid sequence is MYRKNLLGDADFNILTYTSSMEEDKEIVGEVIESLIVHVKVLTTQGLIPAGKGHKILEELKKLLQNPSPLFSINSEDIHEAVEIYLKEKLGDDEGYLALGKSRNDHVSAALRLKVKKLLIEQLKELITLRRVLLEKAEEHVYTIMPAFTHLQPAQPSTFAHYLCYIEEVLADYTKSLFFALEIADNSPLGGGAVGGTSVPLDRKALANELFSGIVINSIKATSSRDFLSIASSIDVNLSVFLSRIAEDIVIFSTPQFDYLVLPKEHLATSSMMPQKKNPVTMEIARAWGAESIGYLTALLGILKALPTGYNLDMQEANKHALIILKRTLETLKIFSDFFKKIGVNEKKLLIDSEIFPILATDIAEKVSLKEGKPYREVYGEIAKLIKDSKSVEELYTKVEELYGIKTNLEEGVKKPVLGSPNPTKVKEYIKLAKTALKEDLLKLKEVTTCMHI
- the carA gene encoding glutamine-hydrolyzing carbamoyl-phosphate synthase small subunit is translated as MHAYLTAETQEGPESGKEAYLVLEDGSIFKGKGFGSEGVKYGEVVFTTGMVGYPESLTDPSYKGQILTMTYPLIGNYGVPSKKIAENGVPIHYESDKIQVEGFVVSKLMKSNHWASEKSLDKWLEEEGIPGIEGIDTRALVKKIREKGVMMGALVVGDYELNKVTEKVKKLSYDEMNFIDKVTPKEIVIHESKNSNKSIVIVDCGIKYGILRELLKRGFDVIRIPYYYDPIDVLEEFSADGILFSNGPGNPALLKELVKKAQAVIEYDIPTMGICLGSQILSLADGGEIYKLKYGHRGINKPVKDLKSGKAFVTTQNHGYAVKPKSLNEFKVWMVNIDDGSVEGIYHPNKPIIATQFHPEASPGPLDSTWVFDVFSKMIEGEVHGF